A genomic window from Terriglobales bacterium includes:
- a CDS encoding amino acid permease, producing the protein MDKLIANSEEPEHRLKKTLGPWSLTALGIGAIIGSGIFVLTGTAAAGEHFAVPSIFKAQVLDLFLNLIQHGTTSGVIMHGRPPAGPAIAISFILVAIACSFAGLCYAELASMIPIAGSAYTYSYATLGEIFAWVIGWDLILEYAVSNVAVAIGFGGYFKSQLAQFHILLPDKWSNPVWQGGQWTGAYFNFPAFLIVFVLTVLLVRGVRESAEANNVMVVIKIGAILTFLVVGGMLASPANLHPFAPAGFSGILAGGAIIFFTYIGFDSVSTAAEEAKMPQRDIPFGIIASLIVCTILYVGVALVLLAMMKYTTFLSGDAAMAPVAYALQHLGAKPAFQAVIIIGALMGMISSLLVFQYGQTRIWFAMSRDGLLPRIFSAVHPRFKTPHWSSWIAGAAVGIPAGLVDIGDAADLSNIGTLFAFVLVSLGVIVLRRTQPERPRGFRVPLVPLFPLISVVLCVSLMSGLLLITWVRFFVWLFIGLAIYFFYSRKHSEFAQSVSTR; encoded by the coding sequence ATCGACAAGCTCATCGCCAACTCCGAAGAACCGGAGCATCGGTTAAAGAAAACTCTCGGACCGTGGTCGCTTACAGCCTTGGGGATCGGCGCGATCATCGGTTCTGGAATTTTCGTTCTGACTGGCACTGCGGCTGCGGGCGAGCATTTTGCGGTGCCGTCGATTTTCAAGGCACAGGTGCTCGATCTCTTCCTCAATCTCATTCAGCACGGAACCACTTCCGGCGTGATCATGCACGGGCGTCCGCCTGCCGGCCCGGCGATTGCGATTTCATTCATTCTGGTTGCTATTGCTTGCAGTTTTGCCGGGCTGTGCTACGCCGAATTGGCATCGATGATTCCCATCGCGGGAAGCGCGTACACTTACTCGTACGCCACGCTGGGAGAGATCTTTGCGTGGGTGATTGGCTGGGACTTGATTCTCGAGTACGCGGTCAGCAATGTCGCCGTAGCGATCGGATTCGGCGGGTATTTCAAGTCACAGCTCGCACAGTTCCACATCCTGCTTCCTGACAAATGGTCGAACCCTGTTTGGCAAGGAGGGCAGTGGACGGGCGCTTATTTCAACTTTCCTGCATTCCTCATCGTCTTCGTCTTGACCGTGCTACTTGTGCGCGGCGTGCGCGAGTCCGCCGAAGCCAACAATGTGATGGTCGTCATTAAAATCGGTGCGATCCTCACGTTTCTCGTGGTCGGCGGAATGCTTGCCAGTCCGGCGAACCTGCATCCGTTTGCACCGGCGGGATTCAGCGGTATTCTCGCGGGTGGCGCGATCATTTTCTTCACCTATATCGGCTTCGATTCGGTGTCTACCGCTGCCGAAGAAGCCAAGATGCCTCAGCGTGACATTCCCTTTGGCATCATCGCTTCGCTCATCGTGTGCACAATTCTCTACGTCGGAGTCGCGCTGGTACTGCTGGCGATGATGAAGTACACGACGTTTCTCTCCGGCGATGCGGCTATGGCCCCGGTGGCTTACGCCCTGCAGCATCTCGGAGCCAAGCCGGCTTTTCAAGCGGTGATTATCATCGGCGCGCTGATGGGCATGATCTCGTCGCTGCTGGTGTTCCAATATGGGCAAACGCGAATCTGGTTTGCCATGTCGCGTGATGGGCTGCTGCCGCGAATTTTTTCCGCAGTTCATCCCAGGTTCAAAACGCCGCACTGGTCGAGCTGGATCGCCGGGGCTGCCGTGGGTATTCCGGCTGGGCTTGTAGATATTGGGGATGCGGCGGATCTTTCGAATATCGGGACTTTGTTTGCTTTCGTCCTCGTTTCCCTTGGAGTGATCGTTCTTCGAAGAACGCAGCCGGAGCGTCCACGGGGGTTCCGTGTGCCGCTGGTGCCGCTCTTCCCACTGATTTCGGTTGTGCTCTGCGTCTCGCTGATGAGCGGGCTGTTGCTCATCACCTGGGTGCGATTTTTCGTGTGGCTTTTTATTGGATTAGCGATCTACTTCTTCTACAGCCGCAAACACAGCGAGTTCGCGCAGAGTGTCTCGACCCGGTAA